A genomic stretch from Gardnerella leopoldii includes:
- the uvrA gene encoding excinuclease ABC subunit UvrA — MSANNGTFIADLSSIPSEWKITIQGAREHNLKNVSLSIPRNRMVVFTGLSGSGKSSLAFDTLFAEGQRRYVESLSAYARQFLGRMDKPDVDFIEGLSPAVSIDQKTTNRNPRSTVGTITEIYDYLRLLFARIGVPHCPECGQIVSSQTPQQMTDSLLAMPERTRLQILAPVVRGRKGEFKDTLELLRSDGYARAIIDGQMHELSEDITLTKQKKHTIEVVVDRLVIKDGIRVRLTDSIETALKLSKGVVIADFVDEPEDSQTRRKSFSEHRACPNNHQLELDEIEPRTFSFNAPYGACSECSGIGYNLEIDPELVIPDPDKSLAQGAIEPWAMNKSAGMYYQHILSGLAKDLHFDMNTPWKDLAEDVKHDIMYGHDFTVQVSYTNRWGRQREYSTGFEGVVRTLMRKHDETDSDQMRQYYESYMREVPCQKCNGKRLRPEVLAVTVSNTSIAEVCDMPVERSLAWVNALHLDGSQAVIATEILKEIRARLGFLNDVGLSYLTLSRAAKTLSGGEAQRIRLATQIGSGLVGVMYVLDEPSIGLHQRDNERLIATLHHLRNLGNTLIVVEHDEDTIRQSDWLVDIGPEAGEHGGEVVYSGPSDGIIKAQRSITGDYIAHRRSIDVPKQRRSVDENRMLHIINAHEHNLKNIDVSIPLGVFTCITGVSGSGKSTLINSILYPVLADKLNGARIVPGKHKRIDGIELCDKVVHVDQNPIGRTPRSNPATYTGVWDKIRSLFAQTPEAKVRGYGPGRFSFNVKGGRCEACHGDGTLKIEMNFLPDVYVECEVCHGKRYNRETLEVTYNGKSVADVLNMPICEAAIFFKAYPSISRYLDTLVKVGLGYIRLGQSATTLSGGESQRVKLATELQRRSTGKTVYILDEPTTGLHFEDVRKLLAVLQSLVDKGNSVIVIEHNLDVVKSADWIIDLGPEGGDKGGTLVAEGSPESVARNGESWTGKFLKQMLH; from the coding sequence ATGAGCGCTAACAACGGTACTTTTATAGCTGATTTATCTAGTATTCCTTCTGAATGGAAAATAACTATCCAGGGTGCTAGAGAGCATAATCTAAAAAATGTAAGTTTATCGATTCCTAGGAATCGTATGGTTGTTTTTACTGGTCTTTCTGGATCTGGTAAGTCCTCGCTTGCGTTTGATACGCTTTTTGCAGAAGGTCAGCGACGCTATGTTGAGTCGCTTAGTGCTTATGCTCGCCAATTTTTAGGACGTATGGATAAGCCTGATGTTGATTTTATTGAGGGCCTAAGTCCTGCTGTTTCTATTGATCAAAAAACTACGAATCGTAATCCTCGTTCTACTGTTGGAACTATTACAGAAATATATGATTATTTGCGATTATTGTTTGCTAGGATTGGTGTGCCTCACTGTCCTGAATGTGGTCAAATAGTAAGCTCTCAAACTCCTCAGCAAATGACTGATTCGTTGCTTGCTATGCCAGAACGTACGAGGTTACAAATTCTTGCTCCAGTAGTTCGTGGTCGTAAAGGAGAATTTAAAGACACGCTTGAGCTTTTGCGCTCAGATGGTTATGCTCGTGCGATTATTGACGGACAAATGCATGAGCTTTCTGAAGATATTACTCTTACTAAACAGAAGAAACATACAATTGAAGTAGTAGTAGATCGTTTAGTTATTAAAGATGGCATTCGTGTTCGATTAACTGATTCGATTGAAACAGCATTAAAACTATCTAAGGGAGTAGTAATTGCTGATTTTGTTGACGAACCAGAAGACTCACAAACGCGTCGTAAATCATTTTCGGAGCATCGCGCATGCCCAAATAATCATCAATTAGAGCTTGATGAGATTGAGCCTAGAACATTTTCATTCAATGCTCCTTATGGTGCTTGCTCTGAATGTTCTGGCATTGGATACAATCTCGAAATTGATCCTGAACTTGTTATCCCAGACCCAGACAAATCTCTTGCGCAGGGAGCTATTGAGCCGTGGGCAATGAATAAGTCAGCTGGAATGTATTATCAGCACATACTTTCAGGACTTGCTAAAGATTTGCATTTTGATATGAATACTCCGTGGAAGGATCTAGCGGAAGACGTTAAACATGACATCATGTATGGTCATGATTTCACAGTTCAAGTTTCCTACACAAATAGGTGGGGGCGTCAGCGTGAATATTCTACTGGCTTTGAAGGTGTAGTTCGTACGCTTATGCGCAAACATGACGAAACTGATTCTGATCAAATGCGTCAATATTATGAGTCGTATATGCGTGAAGTTCCATGCCAAAAATGTAATGGAAAGCGTTTACGTCCAGAAGTTCTTGCAGTTACAGTATCTAATACTTCCATAGCTGAAGTTTGCGATATGCCAGTAGAGCGAAGTCTAGCATGGGTAAATGCTTTGCATTTGGATGGTTCTCAAGCAGTAATTGCAACAGAAATATTAAAAGAGATTCGTGCTCGACTTGGTTTTTTGAACGATGTGGGTTTAAGCTATCTCACTCTTTCAAGAGCTGCAAAAACTTTGTCTGGTGGAGAGGCTCAACGTATTCGTTTAGCTACTCAAATTGGATCAGGTTTAGTTGGTGTTATGTACGTGCTTGATGAGCCGTCTATTGGATTGCATCAAAGAGATAATGAGCGTTTGATTGCAACATTGCATCATCTGCGAAATCTTGGTAATACGCTTATTGTTGTCGAGCATGATGAAGATACTATTCGTCAGTCCGATTGGCTTGTTGATATTGGTCCAGAAGCTGGCGAGCATGGAGGAGAAGTAGTATATTCAGGTCCGTCTGATGGAATTATTAAAGCTCAGCGTTCAATTACTGGAGATTATATTGCTCACAGACGCTCAATAGATGTGCCAAAACAACGTCGTAGTGTAGACGAAAATCGTATGCTCCATATAATTAATGCCCATGAGCATAATTTAAAAAATATTGATGTAAGCATACCTTTGGGAGTATTCACATGCATAACGGGTGTATCTGGATCTGGTAAATCAACACTTATAAACTCAATTTTATATCCTGTTCTTGCAGACAAACTAAATGGTGCTCGAATTGTTCCAGGAAAGCACAAACGTATTGATGGTATTGAGCTTTGTGACAAAGTAGTGCATGTCGATCAGAATCCTATAGGAAGAACTCCTCGTTCTAATCCAGCAACTTACACTGGTGTTTGGGATAAAATACGTTCATTGTTTGCTCAGACTCCAGAAGCAAAAGTTCGTGGCTATGGTCCTGGTCGCTTCTCGTTTAATGTTAAAGGAGGCAGATGTGAAGCATGTCATGGCGACGGTACTTTAAAAATAGAAATGAACTTTTTGCCTGACGTATACGTAGAGTGTGAAGTTTGTCATGGTAAACGTTATAACCGTGAAACTTTGGAAGTTACATATAACGGAAAGTCTGTTGCAGATGTTCTTAATATGCCTATTTGTGAAGCTGCAATATTTTTCAAAGCATATCCTTCTATTTCTCGATATTTAGATACTTTAGTAAAAGTTGGCTTGGGCTATATTCGTCTTGGTCAAAGCGCAACAACGCTTTCTGGCGGTGAGTCTCAACGAGTAAAGCTTGCTACAGAGCTGCAGAGAAGATCTACTGGTAAAACAGTTTATATTCTTGATGAACCTACTACTGGACTGCATTTTGAAGATGTTAGGAAACTTCTAGCGGTTTTGCAATCTCTTGTAGATAAAGGCAACAGTGTTATTGTAATTGAACATAATCTTGATGTTGTGAAATCTGCAGATTGGATTATTGATTTAGGTCCAGAAGGAGGAGATAAAGGCGGAACCTTAGTTGCAGAAGGTAGTCCTGAGAGCGTAGCGCGTAATGGCGAGAGTTGGACAGGTAAATTCCTTAAGCAAATGTTACATTAA